The uncultured Campylobacter sp. genome includes a region encoding these proteins:
- a CDS encoding efflux RND transporter periplasmic adaptor subunit, which yields MKKTLKFIVSIVLIFIAIYFLYGKFFKQEETPKALTTRLEKGDIRGTVTAAGEVYARDLVDVGAQVSGQIKKLYVKVGDIVKKGDMIAQIDSVTQENEIAQQKAQLLIHEANLASAKIAAANAKTQYNRELELYKRNAASKEAVENAKNSAALKEAEQKQIEAQIEQTKLQLSTAETNFGYTKITAPISGTIVSMPVEEGKTVNSNQTAPTIVKIADLSKMEIKMQIAEGDISKVKVGMDVEYSILSDLDNIKKAKIYKIDPGLTTLSDGTYDKTSSGSSYSSSSSDSAIYFYAKMLVDNENDFLKIGMTTENNIIVSEANNTSYLPTSVIKRDGGGDYVTVLNGKEPEQRYVKTGVSDDLNTEILSGLDEKDEVLIADGKAAPLNMDGPPMVF from the coding sequence ATGAAAAAAACCTTGAAATTTATCGTCTCTATCGTACTTATCTTTATTGCGATATATTTTTTATACGGTAAATTTTTTAAGCAAGAAGAGACGCCGAAAGCTCTTACGACTAGACTTGAAAAGGGCGATATCAGAGGCACGGTGACGGCTGCAGGCGAGGTTTATGCCAGGGATTTGGTCGACGTGGGTGCGCAGGTAAGCGGTCAGATCAAAAAGCTCTACGTCAAAGTGGGCGATATCGTAAAAAAAGGCGATATGATCGCACAGATCGATTCCGTTACGCAAGAAAACGAGATTGCGCAGCAAAAGGCGCAGCTTCTGATTCACGAGGCAAATTTAGCTTCGGCAAAGATCGCCGCGGCAAACGCTAAAACGCAGTATAACCGCGAGCTTGAGCTGTATAAAAGAAACGCCGCTTCCAAAGAGGCTGTGGAAAACGCTAAAAATAGCGCCGCTTTAAAAGAGGCCGAGCAGAAGCAGATCGAGGCGCAGATCGAGCAGACCAAACTTCAGTTAAGCACCGCAGAGACGAATTTCGGCTATACCAAGATCACGGCTCCGATAAGCGGTACGATCGTTTCCATGCCGGTAGAGGAGGGCAAAACGGTAAATTCCAACCAAACCGCGCCTACGATCGTAAAGATCGCCGATCTAAGCAAGATGGAGATCAAGATGCAAATTGCAGAGGGCGATATATCCAAAGTAAAGGTTGGAATGGACGTAGAATACTCCATACTATCGGATCTGGATAATATCAAAAAGGCTAAAATTTACAAGATCGATCCCGGTCTTACCACGCTTAGCGATGGAACTTACGATAAAACCTCTAGTGGATCGTCTTATTCTTCGAGTAGCAGCGACAGCGCGATCTATTTTTATGCAAAGATGCTCGTGGACAACGAAAACGATTTTTTAAAGATCGGTATGACGACCGAAAACAACATAATTGTAAGCGAAGCGAACAATACTAGCTACCTACCTACCTCCGTTATCAAGCGCGACGGGGGAGGCGATTACGTCACGGTGCTTAACGGCAAAGAGCCTGAGCAGCGATACGTAAAAACGGGCGTCAGCGACGATTTGAATACTGAAATTTTAAGCGGTTTGGATGAAAAAGATGAGGTGCTTATAGCCGACGGAAAAGCCGCGCCGTTAAATATGGACGGGCCTCCGATGGTGTTTTAG
- a CDS encoding EamA family transporter, translating into MKKLILVTCIWAFSFSLIGEFLRGIDSAYLAFSRVSLALICFLPFMKFRGVNPTLTLKICAVGAVQIGVMYIFYYRSFAYLKVYEVALFTIFTPFYVTLLYDALKLRFRALYLFSVAVAVLGALVIKFGAINSEFLTGFLLVQGANLCFGLGQSAYKFMLERHGFSEQKELFGYFFVGATAVTAIAAIVLGDFSKFNPSFSQGAVIVYLGTVASALGYFLWNKGACEVDSGVLAIMNNALIPAAIVVNLVFWQKDADLARLLGGSALIYVSLILHKKIMKFYALREQRI; encoded by the coding sequence TTGAAAAAACTGATTTTGGTTACTTGTATTTGGGCTTTTAGTTTCTCTCTGATAGGCGAGTTTTTGCGCGGCATAGACAGCGCGTATTTGGCGTTTTCGCGCGTATCATTGGCGCTAATTTGCTTCCTGCCGTTTATGAAATTTCGCGGCGTAAATCCCACTTTAACGCTTAAAATTTGCGCCGTGGGCGCCGTGCAGATCGGCGTGATGTATATCTTCTACTACCGCAGCTTTGCGTATTTGAAGGTCTATGAAGTCGCGCTTTTTACAATATTTACTCCGTTTTACGTGACGCTGCTTTACGACGCGCTTAAGCTTAGATTTCGCGCGTTATATCTTTTCAGCGTTGCTGTCGCGGTGCTAGGTGCCTTGGTGATCAAATTCGGCGCGATAAATTCCGAGTTTTTGACGGGCTTCTTGCTCGTGCAGGGCGCAAATCTATGCTTCGGACTCGGACAGAGCGCGTATAAATTTATGCTGGAGCGCCACGGCTTTAGCGAGCAGAAGGAGCTTTTCGGCTACTTTTTCGTGGGGGCTACCGCGGTTACGGCGATTGCCGCGATCGTGCTCGGGGATTTTTCCAAATTTAATCCCAGCTTCTCGCAAGGCGCGGTGATCGTGTATCTAGGAACTGTCGCAAGCGCTCTGGGGTATTTTTTGTGGAACAAAGGCGCGTGCGAGGTCGATAGCGGCGTGCTTGCGATTATGAATAACGCGCTCATTCCCGCAGCGATCGTCGTAAATTTGGTATTTTGGCAAAAGGACGCCGATCTGGCGCGCCTACTTGGAGGCTCGGCGTTGATCTACGTTTCGCTAATTTTACATAAAAAGATAATGAAATTTTACGCCCTGCGCGAGCAAAGAATTTAG